Proteins encoded by one window of Halomonas chromatireducens:
- a CDS encoding AAA family ATPase — translation MAKPSVTSTTHPSSVISLDGLVDALMAAHRPSTDPLPLLGPSPCLASTRALIEDELDALASWMHGEEDLVQLDRLREWLDQELVRLQACFAERAEPRPSWAAGHPTVTLCDNQRLVMINALDFDPDDPLASRPLDTGFDMASLLVGLAIRDESRLANRALDRYLLLSGDYALTRLLSVFQVARALSCARRALQRRSEMMEGEPLAHIADAVGTSRRYLALAEKISVFRFPPLIIGTGVSGSGKSRFTANMVERLGAVRLCSDVERRRLFGISPQDKNAEPPVDIFTDDATSRTYQRLAELAGTLLDAGITTCVDATCLARRQRKLLCQQAEARGLPVLIVSFEADDETLEARIVRRAQRQGVLPKASLDVLHRQQSLFEPFDPEERQHLVHLDTTAADATDTLASLIEQRIYAG, via the coding sequence ATGGCTAAGCCATCAGTCACGTCGACAACGCACCCTTCCAGTGTTATCAGCCTGGATGGACTTGTTGACGCTCTGATGGCGGCACACCGACCAAGCACCGATCCACTACCTTTACTCGGCCCCTCCCCATGTCTGGCTTCGACTCGCGCCCTTATCGAGGACGAGCTGGACGCCTTGGCCTCGTGGATGCATGGCGAGGAGGACCTGGTGCAGCTCGACCGTCTGCGTGAATGGCTCGATCAGGAGCTGGTGCGTCTTCAAGCCTGCTTTGCCGAGCGAGCAGAGCCTAGGCCCAGTTGGGCAGCTGGGCATCCAACTGTGACACTCTGCGACAATCAGCGACTGGTCATGATCAATGCCCTTGATTTTGATCCTGACGATCCGCTGGCCTCAAGACCTCTTGATACAGGGTTCGATATGGCGTCGTTACTGGTAGGGCTGGCGATTCGTGATGAATCCCGGCTGGCCAATCGCGCCCTGGATCGTTACTTGTTGCTCTCCGGTGACTATGCCCTGACCAGGTTACTGTCGGTATTCCAGGTAGCCCGTGCCCTGTCTTGTGCGCGGCGGGCCTTGCAGCGTCGCAGCGAGATGATGGAAGGAGAGCCGTTGGCTCATATTGCCGATGCCGTGGGGACGAGTCGTCGCTATCTTGCCTTGGCAGAGAAGATCTCGGTGTTCCGCTTCCCGCCTCTGATCATCGGTACAGGGGTTTCGGGAAGCGGCAAGAGTCGTTTTACTGCCAACATGGTCGAGAGGCTGGGCGCTGTCAGGCTCTGTTCGGATGTAGAACGACGGCGGCTGTTCGGTATCAGTCCACAGGACAAGAATGCGGAACCTCCTGTGGATATCTTTACCGACGATGCCACTTCTCGGACCTATCAACGTCTGGCCGAACTCGCAGGAACCCTGCTCGACGCGGGTATTACCACATGCGTGGATGCCACTTGTCTTGCTCGCAGGCAGCGCAAGCTGCTCTGCCAACAGGCCGAGGCACGAGGCCTACCGGTGCTGATCGTCAGCTTCGAGGCCGACGACGAGACCCTGGAGGCGCGTATCGTCAGGCGTGCTCAGCGGCAGGGCGTATTGCCGAAGGCCAGTCTGGACGTGCTGCACCGTCAGCAGTCGCTCTTCGAACCGTTTGATCCGGAAGAGCGTCAGCATCTGGTTCATCTGGATACCACGGCGGCT
- the hemL gene encoding glutamate-1-semialdehyde 2,1-aminomutase, producing the protein MTTSAQLFEQACRHIPGGVNSPVRAFKGLHRPPVFMERAQGAYLYDVEGKRYVDYVGSWGPMITGHADPDVLGAVRARLDNGLSFGTPTAIETTMADLICEMIPSIEMVRMVNSGTEATMSAIRLARGFTGRDKIVKFEGNYHGHSDSLLVKGGSGALTQGEPSPPGVPASLAEHTITLSYNDLDAVEACFEEIGSEIACIIVEPVAGNMNCIPPQPGFLETLRRVCTEYGSVLIFDEVMTGFRVAMGGAQAHYDIEPDLTCLGKIVGGGMPVGAFGGKREVMEQISPLGPVYQAGTLSGNPLAMAAGIALLTKLRAPGFHDALAQRVETLCHGLQERADAAGVDMITQRAGGMFGLFFTGQSRVDNFAQATACDADAFRRFFSAMLDEGVYLAPSAYEAGFMSSAHSPEDIQVTLDAAVKAFDRVRQG; encoded by the coding sequence ATGACCACTTCCGCACAGCTCTTCGAACAGGCCTGCCGACACATTCCCGGAGGCGTCAATTCTCCGGTACGCGCCTTCAAGGGCCTGCATCGGCCGCCGGTGTTCATGGAACGGGCCCAGGGTGCCTATCTCTACGACGTCGAGGGCAAGCGCTATGTTGACTATGTCGGCTCCTGGGGGCCGATGATTACCGGCCACGCCGATCCCGACGTGCTCGGGGCCGTGCGCGCCCGGCTCGACAATGGCCTCTCCTTCGGCACGCCAACGGCCATCGAGACCACCATGGCCGATCTCATCTGCGAGATGATTCCCTCCATCGAGATGGTGCGTATGGTCAATTCCGGCACCGAGGCCACCATGTCAGCCATTCGCCTGGCGCGGGGGTTCACTGGCCGTGACAAGATCGTCAAGTTCGAGGGCAACTACCATGGCCACTCCGACTCGCTGCTGGTGAAAGGGGGGTCCGGCGCTCTGACCCAGGGCGAGCCCAGTCCGCCCGGCGTACCCGCCTCGCTGGCCGAACATACCATCACCCTCTCCTATAATGACCTCGATGCCGTCGAGGCCTGCTTCGAGGAGATCGGCAGCGAGATCGCCTGCATCATTGTCGAGCCGGTAGCCGGGAACATGAATTGCATTCCTCCGCAGCCAGGCTTTCTGGAGACCCTGCGTCGGGTCTGCACCGAATATGGCAGCGTGCTGATATTCGACGAGGTAATGACCGGCTTCCGGGTCGCCATGGGCGGTGCCCAGGCCCACTACGACATCGAGCCCGACCTGACCTGCCTGGGCAAGATTGTCGGTGGTGGCATGCCGGTGGGAGCATTCGGCGGCAAGCGCGAGGTTATGGAGCAGATATCTCCACTGGGGCCGGTCTATCAGGCGGGAACGCTGTCGGGCAACCCGCTGGCCATGGCTGCCGGCATTGCGCTGTTGACCAAATTGCGTGCGCCGGGCTTCCATGATGCGCTGGCACAGCGGGTTGAGACGCTCTGCCACGGGCTTCAGGAACGCGCTGATGCCGCCGGTGTCGATATGATCACGCAGCGTGCAGGGGGCATGTTCGGGCTTTTCTTCACTGGGCAGTCTCGGGTCGACAACTTTGCCCAGGCGACTGCCTGTGATGCCGATGCGTTTCGTCGCTTCTTCTCGGCGATGCTGGACGAGGGTGTCTATCTGGCCCCGTCGGCCTACGAGGCGGGATTCATGTCCAGCGCGCACAGTCCGGAGGACATTCAGGTGACCCTGGATGCCGCGGTCAAGGCCTTCGACCGGGTTCGGCAGGGTTGA
- the hemJ gene encoding protoporphyrinogen oxidase HemJ — protein sequence MYLWLKALHIVAVITWFAAMFYLPRLYVYHAMARDKGEQQAIEYFMVMERKLYRGIMTPSMIAVLALGIWLLYLMPHWLGMGWMHVKLLLVLLLVIYHHVCLVYLKQFAAGRCKRSHVYFRWFNELPVIALLAIVILAVLKPF from the coding sequence ATGTACCTGTGGCTGAAGGCTTTGCATATCGTTGCCGTGATCACCTGGTTCGCGGCGATGTTCTACCTGCCGCGACTCTACGTCTACCATGCCATGGCCCGTGACAAGGGTGAGCAGCAGGCGATTGAATACTTCATGGTGATGGAGCGAAAGCTCTATCGTGGCATCATGACGCCCTCCATGATCGCCGTGCTGGCATTGGGCATCTGGCTGCTTTACCTGATGCCGCACTGGCTTGGCATGGGCTGGATGCATGTCAAGCTGCTGCTGGTCCTGCTGCTGGTGATCTACCACCATGTCTGCTTAGTCTATCTGAAGCAGTTTGCCGCCGGGCGCTGCAAACGCAGTCACGTCTACTTCCGCTGGTTCAACGAGTTGCCGGTGATCGCCCTGCTGGCTATCGTTATCCTCGCCGTTCTCAAGCCATTCTGA